TAAAGATATTGAGTATTTCATTAAGATCGGCTACCTCATAGTCTACGTAAGGCGGCTTTTCATGACCTTCGACTTTGCCCCTATTGAGCCATACTGTAACCAAGCCAAGCTTTTTCGCAGGCTCAAGATCAAATGTAGGGCGGTCACCAATCATCACGCACTCTTCAGGCTTTAATTTCAGCTTTTTGAAAAGATAAGTGTAGAATTTCCTGTCAGGCTTTGTTGTATTCACATCCTCTCCTTTGACAATCAGATCAAAAAAGCCATAAATGCCTATTTTCTTAATTCTTTGAATCTTTGTTTCGTCTGGATCAGTAATTATTGCAAGCCGGTATTTTTTCTTTTTTAAATTCTTTAAAACATCCTTTGCATGCTGCATTGGCTTTATTTTCTGGATTATGAACTTCCAATACATCCTATTTAATTTTTCAATTTCGGTTTTTTTGATTTTTAATTTGCCAAATGCTGCTTTCAGCCATAATCTGCGGTCATACAGCCCTGTGTTTTTTTCTTTAAATGCCCTGGAAGTAAAATAGCTGTTTATGTCATGAAGAATTTTTGAAAAATCTCTTATTTTGTATTTTTTAAGAACATACCCGTCGATTTTTTTATGTGAATAATCCCTCGCATTCTTGAATTCCTCTAAAGTATCGTCAAAATCAAAGATAAAGCATTTTATGCTTAAAGGAGTGATTTTTATTCTTATTTTTTGGTTTTTATTCTTAATTTTATTGATAAAGTCCCTGCTTAAATCAATGGCTGCCTTGTTTGCGTTTATCCCAAGCGTTCTTTCAGACAAAAAATCCGATTTTCTGAGCACAATTTCGTGATTGCTGGAAAAACCTTCATTTAAATCGCAAATAACATCTTCTTTCAGGCTATTTGCGCTAATTGTTAGCTTTATTTTCTTAATTCTATTTTTTATTGAAAATTCAATTAATCCCATTAATCCAAAAAAATCAAAATCTGAAGTAACGCCAACAATACAGTCTCCATTTAATGTCAGCTCTTTGTCTTTTGTGAATTCTATTGTTGTTTTGTGCGCTGATAAGATATTTTCATGGCCAAAAGAATTGAAGGCATACTCCATTTTAACTTTTACATTAGCGCTATTTTAAAATGTCTTCAATGGGCTTTTTTGATTTCTTTGCTTCTTCTGCCGCCATCTTTTCCAGATCAACGCCGAGTTCCTTCAAGGCCTTTATATGCATCTGCATCAATTGCTCGACTATCGAAATCAGCTTTGCCAATTCCTGCCTTTCTTTCGCCAGTGTTGTCAATGATCCTTTGTGGAATCCAATCTGCTCTTCCTTGCTTTCCTGCGCCATTAAATCACCTGTTCTATTTCATCCTTAATCTAGCCAATCTTTCAAAAGGGCTATGATCCTTCGTCAGTTCGCTGAGCTTTTTAAAGCTTTCCTTAGCTTCTTCAGCTTTTTCAGTTTTCTCTTCCTTCAAAGGCAATGGCTTCAATTCCTCTCCAGCTTCTTTTTTCTCTTCGAATTCTGTAAACATCTCCTTTCTTTCTTCCTGCTTTTGCTGCATTACCTGCTCGAATGGCCTCAGTTTCAGCAATGGCTGCAATTGTTTTTTTGGCAATGCTACCATTACATTTCTATCAACAACTGCGGGATTCCATCCTGTTTCTATAAGCCTTCTTCTGATTTGATCTTGCGTGAAGCCTTTATTTAAAGTATCGGCGATATACCGCCTTAACTCATTCTCTCTCTGAGTTTCAGCTTTCATCATCTCCTGCTGCTGCAATAATCTTTGCCTCTCAGCAGCTATCTTTTTCTTCCTGCTTTGCTGCTTATAAAAGACAAGGCCGCCTACAGCCGCAGCTCCTAATACAACCACCGCAATTAAGATGTAAAGCAGCGCTTGCCACCATGGCTTTTCTATTTTAGCCGGCTGCTCTGTTATTGGCGTAGGTTGAACATTAATAGCGCATGACTGCTGCTCAGAAGGCTTGCCAGCCAAGTTGTTGCAGTTGTTTGCATCCGTGCATGTCCTTGCTTGTTTTCCTGATGCGCATGTTGACCATGTATTGCACTGCCAGTTTGGAGTGCATGATGGAACTTGCGCTTTGGCGCATGTGCAGTCGGATTTGCAGTTAAGCCCTTTGCACGCCTGATTCTTTGTTCCATCGCATTCCTCTCCTGTGTCAAGGATATTATTTCCGCACTTGTATGCAGGAGCAGTAACTTGGGTGATGCTTAGCGAAACTTCATTTGAAGTTGCAGTTGCTATGCTGTCAGATGCCATGAATGTTATTCTCTCTGTTGTTGCTGCGGTTGTGGCTGGATAGAAGCTGACTACGCCGTCAATTATGCTTATTTTGACTTTAGCGCTTGCTGCTGCTGAATAGGTGAGATGATCGCCATCCGGATCTGTGAAATAATCATTTAGGTTCATTGCATTTGTTTTGTTCCCGGTTATGGTTTGGTCTGGAACAGGCATCACCAGTATTGGAGGGCTATTGATGACTGGAGCGCTGATTGTCCATGTTTGCGATACCTCGGATAAGCCATCTGTTATTACCAGCTTTACTGTATGAGTTCCAGATGTAACATTATACCGCATTGATTGCTCAGCTGAAAGATCCATAGTGTCATCTTTCACCCATCTCTGGCTTGGAATTGTGCCGTCTGGGTCATAAGCTGTGAAATTAAAGAATATCATTGTCCCTTTTGTTGTGTTTATTGTTGTGTTTTGAGGGGTGAAGTTGGTTATAACAGGAGGCCTGTTTGTGTCAACTATTGTGAATGATATTATTTCATAATCTATTGCTTGCCCATCTGAGACTGAAATGTTGATTGAATAAGTTCCGTTTTGGCTTGATGCAGGTGTGAAGTTAATTATTCCGCCTGCTATACTGAATAGCGTTGTGTTTGCGCTGAATGCAAGGCTGCTGCTGTCCTCGTCTGTTGCGTTCATCCTTCGCGTGAATAGCTGATTGGCAATCGCTGTCAAAGAGCCTATTGCCCCTAAAACAGGAGGATCGTTTGTGGCGTTTACAATAATATTTATGTTTGCAGAGCTGTTCAAGATGCCGTCTGAAACTGTGAGCTTTATCGATTCATTTACTGGAAGAGTGTAGTTGAATGTCAATATGTTCCCATTTACTTTCACCTTGCTGGAATTTGTTGTTAATGTTAATGGATCGTTGTCTGGGTCGCTTATGTATTGCGCTAAATTCAAAGGCCATAATGAATCTTCAGGAACTGTTTGCTGGAGCTGCAAGCCTGAAATTATTGGCTGCCCGTTGCCTCTCCTGCAGCATATTTTTTCAGAATAAGCATTGCAGTCGCCAATATGGGCGTTTGTATTGTTTGATATTGAGGCAATGCACTCATAACTTCCCGTGCATGCAGCTGCATAAGCGCAGACAAGATTGCCGAAGCA
The DNA window shown above is from Candidatus Woesearchaeota archaeon and carries:
- a CDS encoding HAD-IA family hydrolase, translated to MEYAFNSFGHENILSAHKTTIEFTKDKELTLNGDCIVGVTSDFDFFGLMGLIEFSIKNRIKKIKLTISANSLKEDVICDLNEGFSSNHEIVLRKSDFLSERTLGINANKAAIDLSRDFINKIKNKNQKIRIKITPLSIKCFIFDFDDTLEEFKNARDYSHKKIDGYVLKKYKIRDFSKILHDINSYFTSRAFKEKNTGLYDRRLWLKAAFGKLKIKKTEIEKLNRMYWKFIIQKIKPMQHAKDVLKNLKKKKYRLAIITDPDETKIQRIKKIGIYGFFDLIVKGEDVNTTKPDRKFYTYLFKKLKLKPEECVMIGDRPTFDLEPAKKLGLVTVWLNRGKVEGHEKPPYVDYEVADLNEILNIFT